Proteins co-encoded in one candidate division WOR-3 bacterium genomic window:
- a CDS encoding M48 family metalloprotease: MKFTVFSLFFISSVLSAFPSFPVDIPVETPLNDYLSIASDIVEAINVFAEGYTPEQEYYLGRSCAANILNNYSNALTGIPEQQKYVSEIGQALAVYSDRTDLFSGYVFIVIDSPKKNAIATPGGFIFITKGMIDACENEDQIAGILAHEIGHVVHKDAVNSISDKNKLISLIKLAEKYGGDIGRAKAQQALDKLPDWFVHEIMDISVESIFSTITDEIVNVFESAYSKEQEKQADIYAVHLMTVAGYNPEELVNIVQKLDNGTDAHYGSHPSPSERVAYIGDEINTLSEWPQTLPLRVERIVK; the protein is encoded by the coding sequence ATGAAATTCACCGTCTTTTCTTTGTTTTTTATATCTTCCGTTTTATCGGCATTCCCGAGTTTTCCCGTGGACATACCAGTTGAGACGCCCCTGAATGATTACCTTTCAATAGCAAGCGACATCGTAGAAGCTATTAATGTTTTCGCGGAAGGCTACACCCCTGAGCAGGAATACTACCTGGGTAGATCATGCGCAGCGAACATTCTAAACAACTATTCCAACGCTTTGACGGGCATCCCGGAACAGCAAAAATACGTCAGCGAAATCGGTCAAGCTCTCGCGGTGTATTCAGACAGAACGGACTTGTTTTCCGGATATGTTTTCATAGTCATCGATTCTCCGAAGAAAAACGCAATTGCCACCCCTGGAGGTTTTATTTTCATAACGAAGGGCATGATAGACGCCTGCGAAAACGAAGATCAGATAGCTGGTATCCTCGCCCATGAAATCGGACACGTGGTACATAAAGACGCAGTGAATTCAATTAGCGACAAAAACAAGTTGATTTCACTCATCAAACTAGCGGAAAAATACGGTGGCGACATCGGCAGAGCAAAAGCACAACAAGCCCTCGACAAACTACCCGATTGGTTTGTTCATGAAATAATGGACATATCAGTAGAGAGCATATTTTCGACCATAACCGATGAAATCGTTAATGTGTTTGAAAGCGCCTACAGTAAAGAACAGGAAAAACAAGCGGATATTTACGCTGTCCATCTCATGACTGTCGCTGGTTACAATCCAGAAGAACTAGTTAATATAGTTCAAAAACTTGACAACGGCACGGATGCTCATTATGGATCCCACCCCTCCCCCTCCGAAAGAGTCGCCTACATAGGCGATGAAATAAACACACTCTCTGAATGGCCGCAGACTCTCCCCTTAAGAGTCGAAAGGATTGTTAAATGA
- a CDS encoding C10 family peptidase has translation MKLYLFSSKIAAVILFLFSAANLIAGFVDQNSAESLVLFKMSQDDMTDSRVIDTSYVLESDLNDQTLAYVFELKPTGYMIVPAEDRLFPILAYSYENGCRIGEENSNPLFDLVKYDIEKKISCLEMIPGHVRERFKSWRIGLLEGRLSPDFEQWPPSGSTPTGGWLESNWTQNSPYNDMCPTDPVQGGTRCVAGCPAVAMGMIVNFQESIHSTHFSDSDDYYHSYGGRNYWIDDDWSSRGFPSWSQLNVYLDTLESHYNNDIQVTNQDKVALTWACGAAMRQVYTYNISGTFGATQAYQAYIKFGYTDCHPLDTLSDSLYERLSQNMKDGKPAHIAALTSTLTAGHNFVIDGYNTNDYYHLNMGWGGTYNGWYLLPQEIPYDLTVVDTIIVDIGLAHNPVEEIYENPLNLQVTSFIVTRFNPVLKFLCSMTTSGAEVRIFDLSGRTVIPAQTIQLTEGENSYALHLDDFGSGVYLMKISYGDFDSSFRFTVLE, from the coding sequence ATGAAACTTTATCTCTTCTCCTCAAAGATCGCAGCCGTTATTCTCTTTTTGTTTTCCGCCGCAAATCTCATTGCGGGTTTTGTGGACCAAAATTCAGCCGAATCCCTTGTTCTGTTTAAAATGTCACAAGATGATATGACTGACTCAAGAGTCATTGACACATCATACGTTCTCGAGTCGGATTTAAACGATCAGACTCTCGCGTATGTGTTTGAATTGAAGCCGACCGGTTACATGATAGTTCCAGCCGAAGACCGACTTTTCCCTATACTTGCCTATTCTTACGAAAATGGATGCAGAATAGGAGAAGAAAACTCGAACCCTCTTTTCGACTTGGTAAAATACGACATTGAGAAAAAAATATCCTGCTTGGAAATGATACCAGGACATGTAAGAGAACGTTTCAAATCATGGAGAATAGGTTTACTCGAAGGACGTCTATCCCCGGATTTCGAACAATGGCCCCCTTCCGGGTCCACGCCTACGGGAGGCTGGCTTGAATCAAACTGGACTCAGAACTCACCTTACAACGATATGTGCCCAACTGACCCTGTTCAAGGCGGGACCAGATGCGTCGCAGGGTGTCCCGCTGTCGCAATGGGCATGATAGTCAACTTTCAGGAGAGCATTCATTCGACCCATTTTTCCGATTCGGACGACTACTATCATTCATACGGAGGAAGAAATTATTGGATTGACGACGACTGGTCTTCAAGAGGTTTCCCATCCTGGTCTCAACTCAACGTGTACTTGGACACCCTTGAGAGCCACTACAACAATGATATTCAGGTGACAAACCAGGACAAAGTCGCTCTGACCTGGGCTTGCGGAGCCGCGATGAGACAAGTCTACACCTACAACATCTCAGGAACTTTCGGTGCAACTCAAGCTTATCAAGCCTACATAAAATTCGGATACACCGACTGCCATCCCCTTGACACTCTCTCCGACAGTCTTTATGAAAGGCTCTCGCAAAACATGAAAGACGGAAAACCCGCGCATATCGCCGCACTCACTTCCACTCTCACAGCAGGGCACAATTTCGTAATAGACGGCTACAACACAAATGATTACTACCACTTGAACATGGGCTGGGGAGGCACTTACAACGGTTGGTATCTTTTGCCCCAGGAAATTCCATACGATTTAACAGTAGTTGACACAATAATAGTGGACATAGGTCTGGCGCACAATCCTGTCGAAGAAATTTATGAAAATCCCCTGAACCTTCAGGTCACTTCGTTTATTGTGACGAGATTCAACCCTGTTCTGAAGTTTCTTTGCTCAATGACAACAAGCGGTGCTGAAGTCAGGATATTCGACCTATCAGGGAGAACAGTCATTCCCGCTCAGACCATTCAGCTCACAGAAGGTGAAAATTCTTATGCGCTGCATCTGGACGATTTTGGGTCAGGAGTGTATCTAATGAAAATAAGTTACGGAGATTTTGATTCTTCCTTCAGGTTCACAGTGCTCGAATAG